The genomic window CAGAAAGCTGGAGCGGCTCACTCTCCGTTATCGCGGTATCGAACGCGAGTACGAGGTGGAAGGCGTCTTCGGCACACATCCCACCCTTCTCGTGAAGCTCAAAGGGGTGGATACACGGGAAGCCGCCCAGCGTCTCCAGGGCTGGGAGATCTGGGTGCCTCGTGAGAATGCCGCTCCCTGCAGGGAAGGGGAGTACTACATCGCCGATCTCGAAGGGTGTGAGGTGTACAGCAGGGGAGAGGAGGGCTCGGTGTTCCATGGGACGATCGTCGCCGTGATCGAAGCGCCGCACACCTTTCTTCTCGAGGTCGCCCTCTCAGGCGGGGGGCGGGCCATGATCCCCTTTCAGGATCACTTCGTCGGTGAAGTCGACATCCTGAGGCGAAGAATCGAGCTCAAGACCCCATGGATCCTCGAATGAACATCGTGGTACTCACCCTCTTTCCGGAGCTGGTGGAGCCCTATTTCACCACCTCCATTCCCGCCAAGGCGGTGGAACGAGGACTCATCTCCTATACCATCGTGAACTTCCGGGATTTCGCCCACGATCGTCATCGGACATGCGACGATGCACCTTACGGCGGGGGGGCGGGAATGGTGATCAAGCCCGAACCTCTCGCCGAGGCCCTCGACAGCGTGAACGCCCTTTCACACACCGTGGTGTATCCCAGTGCCGCGGGATACCGGTTCACCCAGCAGGTCGCTCGGGACCT from Spirochaeta thermophila DSM 6192 includes these protein-coding regions:
- the rimM gene encoding ribosome maturation factor RimM (Essential for efficient processing of 16S rRNA) produces the protein MKDRLAIGYIRSAHGTNGALRVHSFSGESEHFRKLERLTLRYRGIEREYEVEGVFGTHPTLLVKLKGVDTREAAQRLQGWEIWVPRENAAPCREGEYYIADLEGCEVYSRGEEGSVFHGTIVAVIEAPHTFLLEVALSGGGRAMIPFQDHFVGEVDILRRRIELKTPWILE